From Miscanthus floridulus cultivar M001 chromosome 15, ASM1932011v1, whole genome shotgun sequence, the proteins below share one genomic window:
- the LOC136506505 gene encoding uncharacterized protein isoform X2, which translates to MPMAPDRPLEAFFAAARGAIAHLRLPVIHISGSHSGPNPNSKEPEADCLLHLHVVVTNFLHKPIKSFARCFKPKRRGGKHSPPLHWDHSNGATPHQQLELLLCIAFDAFAHNLHLLEDACRQKGEEFGMATRQFEQFVVLRKIIDGKRADFDGFLSNLGFAKVGAPPPRARIMGGASPVPAPAPVSDQEDGAGIGDSDQEDGAGIGDSEAVDNASGTQQPAQRLPARLLNIPLSNVERLRSTLSAVSLTELIELVPQLVSRSSTSADAHPDKKKLFSVQDFFRYAEIEGKRFFEELDRDGDGEVTLEDLEIAMRKRRLPRRYARELFRHTRSNFFSKSIGWKQFLSLMEQKEATILRAYTTLCLSKSGTLHKNQILTSLKGAGLPANEDNAAAMLRNIWFEAATVVAVTPPIEISTGSVLKSALAGGLASALSTSLLHPIDSMKTRLQASTLSFPELISKLPQIGLRGLYRGSIPAILGQFSSHGLRTGIFEASKLVLINVAPTLPEIQVQSMASFCSTVLGTAVRIPCEVLKQRLQAGIFNNVGEAIVGTMRQDGPKGFFRGTGATLCREVPFYVAGMCLYAEAKKAAQHVLKRDLEAWETVAVGALSGGLAAIVTTPFDVMKTRMMTAPPGTPVSMQMIIFSILRNEGPLGLFKGAIPRFFWIAPLGAMNFAGYELAKQAMIKDENKSSESTQENLPRKQ; encoded by the exons ATGCCCATGGCGCCCGACCGCCCCTTAGAGGCCTTCTTCGCCGCCGCCCGTGGCGCCATCGCGCACCTTCGCCTTCCCGTCATCCACATCTCCGGATCCCATTCCGGTCCCAATCCCAACTCCAAGGAACCCGAGGCCGActgcctgctccacctccacGTCGTCGTCACCAACTTCCTCCACAAGCCCATCAAGTCATTCGCCAGGTGCTTCAAGCCCAAGCGGCGGGGAGGCAAACACTCCCCGCCGCTCCACTGGGATCACAGCAATGGCGCCACCCCGCATCAGCAGCTGGAGCTCCTGCTCTGCATTGCGTTCGACGCCTTCGCCCACAACCTGCACTTGCTGGAGGATGCCTGCAGGCAGAAAGGTGAAGAATTTGGTATGGCTACCCGACAGTTCGAGCAATTTGTGGTTCTCAGGAAGATAATCGATGGGAAGAGGGCCGATTTCGATGGGTTCCTTTCCAACCTGGGCTTTGCAAAGGTTGGGGCACCGCCGCCACGAGCAAGGATCATGGGTGGTGCGTCCCCTgtcccagcaccagcaccagtaaGCGACCAGGAGGATGGTGCTGGAATTGGGGACAGCGACCAGGAGGATGGTGCTGGAATTGGGGACAGCGAGGCGGTGGACAATGCTAGTGGTACACAGCAGCCAGCACAGAGATTGCCTGCCCGGCTGCTTAACATTCCTTTGTCGAATGTGGAGCGTCTGCGGTCTACGCTGTCGGCAGTTTCACTGACAGAACTCATTGAATTAGTCCCGCAGCTGGTGAGCAGATCATCAACATCGGCAGATGCACATCCTGACAAGAAGAAGCTTTTCTCAGTGCAAGACTTCTTCAGATATGCAGAAATTGAAG GGAAGCGGTTCTTTGAAGAGTTAGACAGAGATGGTGATGGCGAAGTCACTCTAGAAGATCTCGAAATTGCAATGAGGAAGAGGCGGTTACCAAGGAGGTATGCTCGAGAATTGTTCCGCCATACAAGAAGCAACTTCTTTTCGAAATCAATTGGGTGGAAGCAATTTTTATCCTTGATGGAACAGAAGGAggcaaccattctccgagcaTATACCACGTTGTGTTTGAGCAAGTCTGGAACACTTCACAAGAATCAAATTTTGACTTCCTTGAAAGGTGCTGGACTTCCGGCTAATGAAGATAATGCCGCTGCCATGCTACG GAACATATGGTTTGAAGCTGCTACTGTTGTTGCTGTTACTCCACCTATAGAAATATCCACAGGAAGTGTTTTGAAGTCTGCTTTAGCTGGAGGTCTTGCAAGTGCGCTCTCTACCTCTCTGCTGCATCCTATTGATTCAATGAAG ACACGTCTCCAAGCATCTACGCTCTCATTTCCAGAGCTCATTTCAAAGCTTCCACAAATTGGGCTTCGGGGATTGTATCGAGGTTCTATCCCAGCAATTCTTGGCCAGTTTTCAAG CCATGGTTTGAGGACAGGAATCTTTGAAGCAAGCAAGCTTGTATTAATTAATGTTGCTCCAACACTTCCAGAGATTCAG GTGCAATCAATGGCTTCCTTCTGCAGCACAGTCCTAGGGACTGCAGTCCGTATCCCTTGTGAGGTTCTTAAGCAGCGTTTGCAGGCTGGAATCTTCAACAATGTAGGGGAGGCAATTGTTGGCACCATGAGACAAGATGGTCCAAAGGGATTTTTCCGTGGCACTGGGGCCACACTCTGTCGTGAGGTTCCTTTCTATGTTGCTGGAATGTGCCTCTATGCAGAAGCTAAGAAG GCAGCACAACATGTTTTGAAGAGAGACTTGGAAGCATGGGAAACAGTGGCAGTTGGGGCATTGTCTGGAGGACTTGCGGCAATAGTGACCACTCCCTTTGATGTGATGAAGACACGGATGATGACTGCCCCTCCAGGCACACCAGTGTCTATGCAGATGATAATCTTCTCCATCCTTCGAAACGAGGGTCCACTTGGACTCTTTAAGGGCGCGATCCCCCGCTTCTTCTGGATTGCTCCTCTTGGAGCAATGAACTTTGCAGGCTATGAGCTTGCCAAGCAGGCGATgatcaaagatgagaacaagtcCAGTGAGTCAACACAAGAGAACTTGCCAAGAAAGCAGTGA
- the LOC136506505 gene encoding calcium-dependent mitochondrial ATP-magnesium/phosphate carrier protein 2-like isoform X1 translates to MPMAPDRPLEAFFAAARGAIAHLRLPVIHISGSHSGPNPNSKEPEADCLLHLHVVVTNFLHKPIKSFARCFKPKRRGGKHSPPLHWDHSNGATPHQQLELLLCIAFDAFAHNLHLLEDACRQKGEEFGMATRQFEQFVVLRKIIDGKRADFDGFLSNLGFAKVGAPPPRARIMGGASPVPAPAPVSDQEDGAGIGDSDQEDGAGIGDSEAVDNASGTQQPAQRLPARLLNIPLSNVERLRSTLSAVSLTELIELVPQLVSRSSTSADAHPDKKKLFSVQDFFRYAEIEGKRFFEELDRDGDGEVTLEDLEIAMRKRRLPRRYARELFRHTRSNFFSKSIGWKQFLSLMEQKEATILRAYTTLCLSKSGTLHKNQILTSLKGAGLPANEDNAAAMLRYLNSDSEGSISYGHFRNFMLLLPSERLEDDPRNIWFEAATVVAVTPPIEISTGSVLKSALAGGLASALSTSLLHPIDSMKTRLQASTLSFPELISKLPQIGLRGLYRGSIPAILGQFSSHGLRTGIFEASKLVLINVAPTLPEIQVQSMASFCSTVLGTAVRIPCEVLKQRLQAGIFNNVGEAIVGTMRQDGPKGFFRGTGATLCREVPFYVAGMCLYAEAKKAAQHVLKRDLEAWETVAVGALSGGLAAIVTTPFDVMKTRMMTAPPGTPVSMQMIIFSILRNEGPLGLFKGAIPRFFWIAPLGAMNFAGYELAKQAMIKDENKSSESTQENLPRKQ, encoded by the exons ATGCCCATGGCGCCCGACCGCCCCTTAGAGGCCTTCTTCGCCGCCGCCCGTGGCGCCATCGCGCACCTTCGCCTTCCCGTCATCCACATCTCCGGATCCCATTCCGGTCCCAATCCCAACTCCAAGGAACCCGAGGCCGActgcctgctccacctccacGTCGTCGTCACCAACTTCCTCCACAAGCCCATCAAGTCATTCGCCAGGTGCTTCAAGCCCAAGCGGCGGGGAGGCAAACACTCCCCGCCGCTCCACTGGGATCACAGCAATGGCGCCACCCCGCATCAGCAGCTGGAGCTCCTGCTCTGCATTGCGTTCGACGCCTTCGCCCACAACCTGCACTTGCTGGAGGATGCCTGCAGGCAGAAAGGTGAAGAATTTGGTATGGCTACCCGACAGTTCGAGCAATTTGTGGTTCTCAGGAAGATAATCGATGGGAAGAGGGCCGATTTCGATGGGTTCCTTTCCAACCTGGGCTTTGCAAAGGTTGGGGCACCGCCGCCACGAGCAAGGATCATGGGTGGTGCGTCCCCTgtcccagcaccagcaccagtaaGCGACCAGGAGGATGGTGCTGGAATTGGGGACAGCGACCAGGAGGATGGTGCTGGAATTGGGGACAGCGAGGCGGTGGACAATGCTAGTGGTACACAGCAGCCAGCACAGAGATTGCCTGCCCGGCTGCTTAACATTCCTTTGTCGAATGTGGAGCGTCTGCGGTCTACGCTGTCGGCAGTTTCACTGACAGAACTCATTGAATTAGTCCCGCAGCTGGTGAGCAGATCATCAACATCGGCAGATGCACATCCTGACAAGAAGAAGCTTTTCTCAGTGCAAGACTTCTTCAGATATGCAGAAATTGAAG GGAAGCGGTTCTTTGAAGAGTTAGACAGAGATGGTGATGGCGAAGTCACTCTAGAAGATCTCGAAATTGCAATGAGGAAGAGGCGGTTACCAAGGAGGTATGCTCGAGAATTGTTCCGCCATACAAGAAGCAACTTCTTTTCGAAATCAATTGGGTGGAAGCAATTTTTATCCTTGATGGAACAGAAGGAggcaaccattctccgagcaTATACCACGTTGTGTTTGAGCAAGTCTGGAACACTTCACAAGAATCAAATTTTGACTTCCTTGAAAGGTGCTGGACTTCCGGCTAATGAAGATAATGCCGCTGCCATGCTACGGTATTTAAATTCTGATTCAGAAGGATCAATCTCATATGGCCATTTCCGGAACTTCATGCTTCTACTTCCTTCAGAACGCCTTGAGGATGATCCTCG GAACATATGGTTTGAAGCTGCTACTGTTGTTGCTGTTACTCCACCTATAGAAATATCCACAGGAAGTGTTTTGAAGTCTGCTTTAGCTGGAGGTCTTGCAAGTGCGCTCTCTACCTCTCTGCTGCATCCTATTGATTCAATGAAG ACACGTCTCCAAGCATCTACGCTCTCATTTCCAGAGCTCATTTCAAAGCTTCCACAAATTGGGCTTCGGGGATTGTATCGAGGTTCTATCCCAGCAATTCTTGGCCAGTTTTCAAG CCATGGTTTGAGGACAGGAATCTTTGAAGCAAGCAAGCTTGTATTAATTAATGTTGCTCCAACACTTCCAGAGATTCAG GTGCAATCAATGGCTTCCTTCTGCAGCACAGTCCTAGGGACTGCAGTCCGTATCCCTTGTGAGGTTCTTAAGCAGCGTTTGCAGGCTGGAATCTTCAACAATGTAGGGGAGGCAATTGTTGGCACCATGAGACAAGATGGTCCAAAGGGATTTTTCCGTGGCACTGGGGCCACACTCTGTCGTGAGGTTCCTTTCTATGTTGCTGGAATGTGCCTCTATGCAGAAGCTAAGAAG GCAGCACAACATGTTTTGAAGAGAGACTTGGAAGCATGGGAAACAGTGGCAGTTGGGGCATTGTCTGGAGGACTTGCGGCAATAGTGACCACTCCCTTTGATGTGATGAAGACACGGATGATGACTGCCCCTCCAGGCACACCAGTGTCTATGCAGATGATAATCTTCTCCATCCTTCGAAACGAGGGTCCACTTGGACTCTTTAAGGGCGCGATCCCCCGCTTCTTCTGGATTGCTCCTCTTGGAGCAATGAACTTTGCAGGCTATGAGCTTGCCAAGCAGGCGATgatcaaagatgagaacaagtcCAGTGAGTCAACACAAGAGAACTTGCCAAGAAAGCAGTGA
- the LOC136506507 gene encoding THO complex subunit 4A-like isoform X2: protein MKSPLLSVSNRPPRWGGTGNKRRNRGRGRRKPGRGAEAVAGLGCLVPEKRRPGPTEAMGPIPTTYIRQQPTHATRLSGVAAHLPPSAALLLLPPPPEKRETESMADALDMSLDDLISKSRSTHQHPGGGRPAYRGGVPAPTASRRRFNTRAAAAPYLRRATFSFKPLVRPMDYAGYRAAQPRPPMVSALDEPTKLYISNLDYGVSNDDIKELFSDVGDIKRYSINYDRSGRSKGTAEVVFSRRSDALAAVKRYNNVQLDGKPMKIEIIGTNIEAPLPPTAIFSFNPPAGNFNLPFKRLDRASTVVGRVYMRIQEEAWPKEKNECALGHV, encoded by the exons ATGAAATCTCCTCTGCTCTCCGTCTCCAATCGGCCGCCGCGATGGGGGGGAACGGGGAACAAGAGGAGGAaccgagggagagggaggaggaagccaGGAAGGGGCGCTGAAGCTGTAGCTGGGCTGGGCTGCCTGGTTCCCGAAAAAAGAAGACCAGGCCCAACTGAAGCCATGGGGCCCATTCCAACAACATACATCAGGCAGCAGCCCACGCACGCAACTAGGTTGTCTGGCGTCGCGGCTCATCTCCCTCCCTCCGCCGCCCTGCTcctactgccgccgccgccggagaagagagagacagagagcatGGCCGACGCCCTCGACATGTCTCTCGACGACCTCATCTCCAAGAGCAGGAGCACCCACCAACACCCCGGCGGGGGACGCCCTGCCTACAGAGGCGGAGTCCCCGCACCCACGGCGTCGCGACGCCGCTTCAACACCCGCGCTGCCGCAGCACCTTACCTCCGCCGCGCAACCTTCTCTTTCAAG CCACTTGTGCGACCTATGGATTATGCTGGATATAGGGCTGCCCAGCCCCGGCCGCCGATGGTGTCCGCCCTCGACGAGCCCACCAAGCTCTACATCTCCAACCTCGACTACGGCGTCTCAAACGACGACATCAAG GAACTCTTTTCTGATGTTGGTGATATCAAGCGTTACTCTATCAACTATGACAGGAGTGGAAGATCAAAG GGAACTGCAGAGGTTGTCTTCTCTAGAAGGTCTGATGCTCTAGCTGCCGTTAAGAGGTACAACAATGTGCAGCTTGATGGCAAACCTATGAAGATTGAAATCATTGGGACAAACATTGAGGCGCCACTGCCACCAACTGCTATCTTCTCCTTCAATCCGCCAGCTGGAAACTTCAATTTGCCTTTCAAAAG GTTGGACCGTGCCTCAACTGTTGTCGGCCGTGTATACATGAGAATTCAGGAAGAGGCGTGGCCAAAGGAGAAGAATGAATGTGctctaggccatgtttag
- the LOC136506507 gene encoding THO complex subunit 4A-like isoform X1, with product MKSPLLSVSNRPPRWGGTGNKRRNRGRGRRKPGRGAEAVAGLGCLVPEKRRPGPTEAMGPIPTTYIRQQPTHATRLSGVAAHLPPSAALLLLPPPPEKRETESMADALDMSLDDLISKSRSTHQHPGGGRPAYRGGVPAPTASRRRFNTRAAAAPYLRRATFSFKPLVRPMDYAGYRAAQPRPPMVSALDEPTKLYISNLDYGVSNDDIKELFSDVGDIKRYSINYDRSGRSKGTAEVVFSRRSDALAAVKRYNNVQLDGKPMKIEIIGTNIEAPLPPTAIFSFNPPAGNFNLPFKSGPGRGGAGGWPQSRGGFGGRGGRGQGRGRGRGEGRGEKVSVEDLDADLDKYHAAAMETI from the exons ATGAAATCTCCTCTGCTCTCCGTCTCCAATCGGCCGCCGCGATGGGGGGGAACGGGGAACAAGAGGAGGAaccgagggagagggaggaggaagccaGGAAGGGGCGCTGAAGCTGTAGCTGGGCTGGGCTGCCTGGTTCCCGAAAAAAGAAGACCAGGCCCAACTGAAGCCATGGGGCCCATTCCAACAACATACATCAGGCAGCAGCCCACGCACGCAACTAGGTTGTCTGGCGTCGCGGCTCATCTCCCTCCCTCCGCCGCCCTGCTcctactgccgccgccgccggagaagagagagacagagagcatGGCCGACGCCCTCGACATGTCTCTCGACGACCTCATCTCCAAGAGCAGGAGCACCCACCAACACCCCGGCGGGGGACGCCCTGCCTACAGAGGCGGAGTCCCCGCACCCACGGCGTCGCGACGCCGCTTCAACACCCGCGCTGCCGCAGCACCTTACCTCCGCCGCGCAACCTTCTCTTTCAAG CCACTTGTGCGACCTATGGATTATGCTGGATATAGGGCTGCCCAGCCCCGGCCGCCGATGGTGTCCGCCCTCGACGAGCCCACCAAGCTCTACATCTCCAACCTCGACTACGGCGTCTCAAACGACGACATCAAG GAACTCTTTTCTGATGTTGGTGATATCAAGCGTTACTCTATCAACTATGACAGGAGTGGAAGATCAAAG GGAACTGCAGAGGTTGTCTTCTCTAGAAGGTCTGATGCTCTAGCTGCCGTTAAGAGGTACAACAATGTGCAGCTTGATGGCAAACCTATGAAGATTGAAATCATTGGGACAAACATTGAGGCGCCACTGCCACCAACTGCTATCTTCTCCTTCAATCCGCCAGCTGGAAACTTCAATTTGCCTTTCAAAAG TGGGCCTGGAAGAGGTGGTGCTGGAGGATGGCCTCAGAGCAGAGGTGGATTTGGTGGGCGTGGTGGGCGTGGGCAGgggcgggggagggggaggggagaggGTCGTGGTGAGAAAGTTTCTGTTGAAGATCTGGACGCAGACTTGGACAAGTACCATGCTGCAGCAATGGAAACCATCTAA